A region from the Mycobacterium heidelbergense genome encodes:
- a CDS encoding mycothiol transferase, which translates to MASTDAAAQELLRDSFTRLIEHVDELTDGLTDAVSNYRPAPAANSIAWLIWHSARVQDIQLADVAGVEQVWTRDGWADRFGLDLPRNDTGYGHGPEQVAKVKAPADLLSGYYHAVHKLTLEYIASVTADELARVVDTHWDPPVTASARLVSIVDDCAQHLGQAAYVRGIAP; encoded by the coding sequence ATGGCCAGCACCGACGCCGCCGCGCAGGAGCTACTCCGCGACTCGTTCACCCGGTTGATCGAACACGTCGACGAGCTCACCGACGGCCTGACCGACGCGGTATCCAATTATCGGCCGGCCCCGGCCGCCAACAGCATCGCCTGGCTGATCTGGCACAGCGCCCGCGTCCAGGACATTCAGCTGGCCGACGTGGCCGGGGTCGAGCAGGTGTGGACCCGCGACGGCTGGGCGGACCGGTTCGGGCTGGACCTGCCGCGCAACGACACCGGCTACGGGCACGGCCCCGAGCAAGTCGCGAAGGTGAAGGCGCCCGCCGACCTGCTGTCCGGCTACTACCACGCGGTGCACAAGCTGACCCTGGAATACATCGCCAGCGTGACCGCCGACGAGCTGGCCCGCGTCGTCGACACCCACTGGGACCCGCCCGTGACGGCCAGCGCGCGCCTGGTGAGCATCGTCGACGACTGCGCCCAGCACCTCGGGCAGGCCGCCTACGTGCGGGGGATCGCCCCGTAG